CCGAGGCGGGGGCCGTGCGTCATGTCATCAGCAGCAGCATCGAGCGCATCGAGTTCAGCGGGGGGGCTGACTACAGCTTCGGCCAGCTGAGCGGCCTGGTCAGCGGCAGTGGCACCTCGTCCGGCGGCGGCCAGGTATTCCAGGGCCAGCCGGGGCAGGACGATGTGTTCAGCGCCAGCGCGGGGGACGATACCCTGATCGGCTCCAGCGGGCTGGATCGCATCGAGTTTCCCGCCAGCCGGGGCGAGTTCAGCCTGACGGCCCTGGGTGATGGCCTGTTCAGCATCCAGGATCGGCAATCCCGCTACGGTACCGACCGGCTGGATGGCATCGAGCGCATCCATTTCTCCGATGCCAGGCTGGCCCTGGACCTGCAACCTGGGCAGGCGGCCGCTCAGGCCTTGCAGTTTATCGGCGTGCTGGCCCCGGGGTTGATCGCCGCGCCCTCCGTGGTGGGGGATATTCTGGATTTCTTCGATCAGGGCTATAGTCAAAAAACACTCTTCCAGGTGGCGCTGGATATAGACTTGGTGGCCAGTCTGGCTGGAGGGGACACTGACACTCATATCGCCTATCTGGCCTATGTCAATCTGCTCAAGAGCGAGCCGGATCAGGCCAGCCTGAGTAGCCTGACCGGCCTGGTCGGGGTTTACGGTCAGGCGGGTTTTCTGGCCGCCGTGGCGGAGTTGGATCAGAATAATCAGCAGATTGGCCTGACCGGGTTGCAGGCGACTGGGGTTGAGTATCTGTAGTTGAAACCAGGGCGCCGCAATCCCTACCTGTAGGAGCGGCCTTGGCCGCGATTGTGGCTCTTCGAACGGCGGGCGTGGCCCGCCCTATGGATAGGCCTTGGCCGCGATTGTGGCTCTTCGAACGGCGGGCGCGGCCCGCCCTATGGATAGGTCTTGGCCGCGATTGTGGTGCTTCGAACGGCGGGCGCGGCCCGCCCTATGGATAGGCCTTGGCCGCTCCTACCGGCAAACCAATTGGTGATGTCGTTGCGGTCTGATCGCGCTATTATGGCGGCCCCATGAACGCGCCTGTCTCATCCCTGCCCGGCCCCCTGGCCCCCTTTGTCTCGGTCATCCGCCATCGCCATCTGGCCTGGCAGATCGGTCGGCGGGGGCTGTTGTCCCGTTATCGCGGGGCCTTTCTCGGGCTGTTCTGGTCCCTGCTCAACCCCTTGGCCATGCTGCTGCTCTATACCTTTTTCTTTGGCCTGATCCTCAAGGTGCGCTGGTCCGGGGGCGAGCCGGGCACCCTGGGCTTTGCCCTGTCCCTGTTTGCCGGCCTGAGCCTGTTTGGCCTGTTTTCCGAGCCCTTCAGCCGGGCGCCGGGGCTGATCCTGGAAAACACCAACTTCGTCAAGCGCGTGGTCTTTCCCCTGGATATTCTCGCCTGGTCAACGGTGTTCCAGGCGCTGGCCCATTTTCTGGTCAGTCTGGCCATTCTGCTGACCGTTCAGGCCCTGTTCGGCGGCGGCATCGGCTGGGCCGTGCTGCTGCTGCCCCTGCTGCTGCTGCCGTTTTGCCTGTTTCTGCTGGGGCTGACCTGGTTTCTGGCCAGCCTGGGTACCTATGTGCGCGATATTGGCCAGCTGGTTGGCATGTTGCAGACCGCGCTGCTGTTTCTCAGCCCGGTGTTTTATCCGCTCAGTGATCTGTCGCCGCGTATGCAGCAATGGTTGGTGCTCAACCCCCTGGCCTTTCCCATCGAGACCTTCCGCAACCTGATACTCAAGGGCCAGGTGCCTGAGCCTGGCGCCCTGGCCCTGTACTGGCTGTTTGGCCTGGTCTGCGCCTGGCTGGGTTTCGTCTGGTTCGAAAAGACCCGCAAGGGGTTCGCCGATGTCCTCTGAGCCGGTTCAGATCCGGGTCAGTGATCTGGGCAAGGCCTATCAGATCTATGCCCGGCCGCAGGATCGGCTGAAACAGTTTCTCGCCCGTGGCCGCCGCCGTTATTTTCGTGAGTTCTGGGCCTTGCAGGGCATCGACCTGGAGGTGCGCAAGGGCGAGGTGATCGGCATCATCGGCCGTAACGGGGCCGGCAAATCCACCCTGCTGCAATTGCTGTGCGGCACCCTCAACCCGACCCAGGGTGAGATTGAGGTGCAGGGCCGCATCGCCGCCCTGCTGGAGCTGGGCGCGGGCTTCAACCCCGAGTTCAGCGGGCGCGAGAACGTCTTTCTCAATGCCGCCATCATGGGCCTGTCGCAGCAGGAGATCGAGCGGCGCTACCCGGCCATTGCCGAGTTCGCCGGCATCGGTGATTTCATCGACCAGCCGGTGAAGACCTACTCCAGCGGCATGTTCGTGCGCCTGGCCTTTGCCGTGGCCACCTCGGTGGACCCGGATATCCTGATCATCGACGAGGCCCTGTCGGTGGGCGACGGCGCCTTCGCCCGCAAGTCTTTTGACCGCATCATGCAGCTGAAGGAGAAGGGGGCCACTATTTTGTTCTGCTCTCACTCCATGTATCAGATCGATGCCCTGTGCGACCGGGCCCTCTGGTTGGAGCAGGGGCGACAGCAGATGCTGGATAAGACACAACGGGTGACCGTTGCATACAACGATTTCCTCAGTCAGGGCGAACCCCGTTCGAGCGGGGAGAAGGACGCTGACGCCGAAGAGGGGAGGGTGTTGTCCAAGACGGCTGCGGGGACGGCACGAATCCGTCGCATCGAGGGTTTTTGCAATGGTAACAAGGGCAAGCGCTTAGAGGTGGAGTCTGGTCTGGATAGCGTGGGATTCTCCATGGACTTTGCATCGGACCCGGCATTGCCCTGCCCTACGGTTGCATTTGCCATAACCAATCGCGCCGGGGTGGGCATCACCAGCGTGATTCTCCTCGGCGCTGAACAGGAGAACCTGCGTGAGGCGGATGGCACGGGACATGCCGTGGTTTATTTCCCGAACCTGCCCCTGCTCAAGGGGAGTTACTCCGTAACCGCCTATCTTGCCTGTGAACGTGGCCTGCATGTCTATGAGGCGGCACCCCATTGCCTGAGTCTGGAAGTCAGGCAGCAGGATGTGACCCAGGGTGTAGTTGCCTTACCCCATTACTGGGAACACGGCAGGGCCTGATATGG
This is a stretch of genomic DNA from gamma proteobacterium SS-5. It encodes these proteins:
- a CDS encoding ABC transporter ATP-binding protein, with the protein product MSSEPVQIRVSDLGKAYQIYARPQDRLKQFLARGRRRYFREFWALQGIDLEVRKGEVIGIIGRNGAGKSTLLQLLCGTLNPTQGEIEVQGRIAALLELGAGFNPEFSGRENVFLNAAIMGLSQQEIERRYPAIAEFAGIGDFIDQPVKTYSSGMFVRLAFAVATSVDPDILIIDEALSVGDGAFARKSFDRIMQLKEKGATILFCSHSMYQIDALCDRALWLEQGRQQMLDKTQRVTVAYNDFLSQGEPRSSGEKDADAEEGRVLSKTAAGTARIRRIEGFCNGNKGKRLEVESGLDSVGFSMDFASDPALPCPTVAFAITNRAGVGITSVILLGAEQENLREADGTGHAVVYFPNLPLLKGSYSVTAYLACERGLHVYEAAPHCLSLEVRQQDVTQGVVALPHYWEHGRA
- a CDS encoding ABC transporter permease codes for the protein MNAPVSSLPGPLAPFVSVIRHRHLAWQIGRRGLLSRYRGAFLGLFWSLLNPLAMLLLYTFFFGLILKVRWSGGEPGTLGFALSLFAGLSLFGLFSEPFSRAPGLILENTNFVKRVVFPLDILAWSTVFQALAHFLVSLAILLTVQALFGGGIGWAVLLLPLLLLPFCLFLLGLTWFLASLGTYVRDIGQLVGMLQTALLFLSPVFYPLSDLSPRMQQWLVLNPLAFPIETFRNLILKGQVPEPGALALYWLFGLVCAWLGFVWFEKTRKGFADVL